The following are encoded together in the Candidatus Woesebacteria bacterium genome:
- the rsmH gene encoding 16S rRNA (cytosine(1402)-N(4))-methyltransferase RsmH: MNKTQTEMQKIHEPVMVGEVIKILEENALLNNQSKTILVDATLGLGGHARELVRRNVFVVGFDKDKEFIEVAEKELEKACPTQKSTSECFKLINDDFIHLKKRLDEIGIKKVDAVLFDLGINTLQLMSESRGFSFRNGDALLDMRFDRDRQNVTAADVINGLRKDQLMHMLLVTMEFREANKIASKICTFRNRKSFKTVGDVLELVPSKAYSQIHPATKLFLALRIAVNSEIENLIQALEAAFDVLNIGGTLIVISFHSGEDAVVKKFFFDLKKANKASGNKKPILPSTEEVRQNNKARSAKLRYVIKTNE; the protein is encoded by the coding sequence ATGAACAAAACACAAACCGAAATGCAAAAAATTCATGAGCCGGTAATGGTTGGGGAAGTAATTAAAATTTTGGAGGAAAATGCACTTTTAAATAACCAGTCGAAAACGATATTAGTTGATGCAACTTTGGGATTGGGGGGACACGCAAGAGAGTTGGTTAGAAGAAACGTATTTGTTGTCGGTTTTGACAAAGACAAAGAATTTATTGAAGTTGCCGAAAAGGAACTTGAAAAAGCATGCCCTACTCAGAAAAGTACTTCTGAGTGCTTCAAGTTAATTAACGACGACTTCATACATCTTAAAAAACGGCTGGACGAAATAGGAATTAAGAAAGTTGATGCAGTGTTATTTGATTTAGGAATAAATACACTACAGCTTATGTCAGAATCACGGGGGTTTTCTTTTCGAAACGGTGATGCGTTGCTTGACATGCGTTTTGATCGAGACAGGCAAAACGTGACAGCTGCGGATGTGATTAACGGATTGAGAAAAGATCAACTCATGCACATGTTGCTGGTGACGATGGAATTTCGCGAAGCAAATAAAATTGCATCAAAAATATGTACTTTCCGTAATAGAAAAAGTTTTAAAACCGTTGGTGATGTACTCGAACTCGTGCCCTCAAAAGCATATTCGCAGATTCATCCGGCTACGAAATTATTTCTTGCATTACGGATTGCGGTGAACAGCGAGATCGAGAATTTGATTCAGGCATTGGAGGCGGCATTTGACGTTCTTAACATAGGTGGAACATTAATAGTTATAAGTTTTCATTCCGGGGAAGATGCGGTTGTTAAAAAATTCTTTTTTGATCTGAAAAAGGCAAACAAAGCAAGTGGAAATAAAAAGCCTATATTACCGTCGACCGAGGAAGTTAGGCAAAATAATAAAGCTAGAAGTGCAAAATTAAGATATGTTATTAAAACTAATGAATAA
- a CDS encoding division/cell wall cluster transcriptional repressor MraZ: MIIGQFSSKLTDKDRLSVPKKFREEMGDILICARWYETCLVLVSIDGWNSLISRLIGHVNLVTQPVRSIDRFILGSAYEVRLDNQGRFIVPEILLQYALIKSDVVFVGLGDRVEIWALEKWMEVEESIEKLAAEAIEKIAKGS, translated from the coding sequence ATGATTATAGGGCAGTTTAGTAGCAAATTAACAGATAAAGACAGATTATCCGTACCCAAGAAGTTTAGGGAAGAAATGGGAGATATTTTAATATGTGCGAGGTGGTATGAAACTTGCTTGGTATTGGTGTCGATAGACGGCTGGAACTCGCTTATCTCACGTTTAATTGGACACGTTAACTTAGTAACGCAGCCGGTAAGAAGTATTGATCGATTTATTCTGGGGTCAGCGTACGAGGTGAGGCTTGATAACCAGGGACGGTTTATCGTACCAGAAATACTTTTGCAGTATGCACTGATCAAATCGGATGTAGTTTTTGTCGGATTGGGTGACAGGGTTGAGATATGGGCTTTGGAAAAATGGATGGAAGTGGAAGAATCGATTGAAAAGTTAGCAGCGGAAGCAATAGAGAAAATTGCAAAAGGAAGTTAA
- a CDS encoding penicillin-binding protein 2 has translation MVNRFRVLLVLFIIGFIALVVRLFYWQIIEGKELSVKARGQYEIGQVVQAPRGSILASDSTGLATRQEAWLVYASLPNIKEDPQRIADKLAPFFVEDISDRQILLDEVVRLTALLSRNDVVWVQLKQKIEKPTKEAIEALEIEGIGFDPQEIRLYPESSSSAHLLGFVGKNDHGEDIGYFGLEGFYDLILSGKPGYKARESDARGIPILIGNSKEIFAVQGVDLITNIDKAVQITLERELKRGLEIYGASEGSGIIMNPKTGAVIAMASFPSYDPSTYSVWSNELFKNPTISNAFEPGSIFKVLVMAAGLDSGVVKPDTKCEICDKPIKIDKYYINTWNNEYNKDSSMTDVIVHSDNVGMVYVAQKMGKDKMYDYLSKFGMGKLTGIDLQGEVTPAIREKNRWSEIDLATSSFGQGIATTPIQIVNAVSAIANDGILLKPTVVKSLQGEGWQEDIKVEEVGRVISKKAADEITAMMVEAARIGESKWTYVSGFKVAGKTGTAQIPIEGHYDAEKTIASFVGFAPYDDPKFVMLITLKEPQSSQWASETAAPLWYMVAKDLFLYYGIQPTN, from the coding sequence ATGGTAAACCGCTTTCGCGTATTACTTGTACTTTTTATCATCGGTTTTATAGCCCTTGTTGTACGTTTATTTTACTGGCAAATAATTGAGGGCAAGGAATTGTCGGTTAAAGCGCGGGGTCAATATGAAATTGGTCAGGTCGTTCAAGCGCCAAGGGGTAGTATTTTGGCAAGCGACTCTACCGGTTTGGCTACACGTCAGGAGGCGTGGCTTGTCTATGCATCACTCCCCAATATTAAAGAGGATCCGCAAAGGATTGCCGATAAACTGGCTCCATTTTTTGTTGAAGATATTTCCGACAGACAAATTCTACTTGATGAAGTAGTCCGGCTTACGGCATTACTTTCCCGCAATGATGTCGTTTGGGTACAGTTAAAACAAAAAATTGAAAAACCCACGAAAGAGGCGATTGAAGCACTCGAAATTGAGGGAATTGGTTTTGACCCTCAAGAGATCAGATTGTATCCGGAGAGTTCGTCTTCAGCGCATTTACTTGGTTTTGTGGGTAAAAACGATCATGGAGAAGATATTGGCTACTTCGGTCTGGAAGGATTTTACGATTTAATATTGTCAGGAAAACCGGGTTACAAAGCAAGAGAGTCGGATGCACGCGGAATACCGATTTTAATTGGTAACTCGAAAGAAATATTTGCCGTACAAGGAGTTGATCTAATTACCAATATCGACAAAGCTGTCCAGATTACTCTTGAGCGTGAGTTGAAAAGAGGTTTGGAAATTTACGGTGCCAGCGAAGGTTCGGGCATTATTATGAATCCGAAAACGGGAGCGGTTATCGCCATGGCATCTTTCCCTTCGTATGACCCGAGTACGTATAGTGTTTGGTCAAATGAACTATTTAAAAATCCAACGATTTCGAACGCTTTTGAACCGGGGTCTATTTTTAAAGTACTAGTAATGGCTGCGGGTTTAGATTCGGGTGTAGTTAAACCCGATACTAAATGTGAAATTTGCGATAAACCGATAAAAATTGATAAATATTATATCAACACATGGAACAATGAATATAACAAAGATTCAAGTATGACGGATGTAATAGTTCATTCCGACAATGTGGGGATGGTGTATGTAGCCCAAAAAATGGGGAAGGACAAAATGTATGATTATTTGTCGAAGTTTGGAATGGGTAAACTAACAGGAATTGATCTTCAGGGTGAAGTGACGCCTGCAATTCGTGAAAAAAACCGTTGGAGTGAAATTGACTTGGCAACATCAAGTTTTGGACAAGGAATTGCAACAACTCCGATACAGATAGTAAATGCCGTAAGCGCCATTGCCAATGATGGTATTTTATTAAAACCAACAGTCGTAAAAAGCTTACAGGGAGAAGGATGGCAAGAAGATATTAAAGTTGAGGAAGTTGGACGTGTAATTTCCAAAAAAGCAGCAGATGAGATTACGGCGATGATGGTAGAAGCGGCAAGAATAGGTGAATCGAAGTGGACATATGTTTCCGGGTTTAAAGTCGCCGGAAAAACGGGTACTGCACAAATTCCGATAGAGGGGCATTATGATGCAGAAAAAACAATTGCCAGTTTTGTCGGTTTTGCTCCTTATGACGATCCAAAATTTGTCATGCTTATTACCCTAAAAGAACCTCAATCAAGTCAGTGGGCATCCGAAACAGCGGCGCCATTGTGGTATATGGTCGCGAAGGATTTGTTCCTATACTACGGAATTCAGCCCACGAACTAG